One genomic segment of Ignavibacteriota bacterium includes these proteins:
- the accB gene encoding acetyl-CoA carboxylase biotin carboxyl carrier protein, whose protein sequence is MDINEIKKLIKVFENSAITELSVQEGDLKIKISKNGSVGTPIYTTQNIPFQNLASNNSESNKTTTVIETPQVKEENFHIIKSPIVGTFYRSPAPDADPYVQIGDTVNTGSVLCIVEAMKLMNEIECDLSGKIIQILVEDGTPVEYNQPLFKIEKS, encoded by the coding sequence ATGGATATCAATGAAATTAAAAAACTTATAAAAGTTTTTGAAAATAGTGCAATCACTGAATTATCCGTTCAAGAAGGTGATTTAAAAATTAAAATTTCCAAAAATGGTTCCGTTGGTACTCCAATTTACACAACTCAAAATATTCCATTTCAAAATTTAGCGAGCAATAATTCAGAATCAAATAAAACTACAACAGTAATAGAAACTCCGCAAGTTAAGGAAGAAAATTTTCATATAATAAAATCCCCAATAGTTGGTACTTTTTATAGATCCCCTGCTCCGGACGCAGATCCTTATGTTCAAATTGGTGATACAGTTAATACCGGAAGCGTTCTTTGTATTGTTGAAGCTATGAAATTAATGAATGAAATTGAATGTGATTTAAGTGGAAAAATTATTCAGATATTAGTTGAAGATGGAACTCCGGTTGAATATAACCAGCCATTATTCAAAATAGAAAAGAGTTAA
- the accC gene encoding acetyl-CoA carboxylase biotin carboxylase subunit → MFKKILIANRGEIALRIIRTCKELGIPTVAVYSVVDKDSLHVVFADEAVCIGPASSKESYLKIPSIISAAQVTGADAIHPGYGFLAENSEFSEICAESNIKFIGPSPDMINKMGDKAFAKSTMKKCGVPVVPGSDGAVADVEEAKKIAQEIGYPLMLKASAGGGGKGMRIVWKEDEITKAFQTASNEAFAAFNNGELYLEKFIENPHHVEIQIMGDQFGNVYHYGERDCTIQRRHQKLIEETPSPIITDETRQKMAEAAILGAKSVNYEGAGTIEFLVDKNQNFYFIEMNTRIQVEHPVTEMVNNIDLIKQQILVAAGNKITEIPQKPIGHCFEFRINAEDPENGFRPSPGKINYLHFPGGFGVRIDSHIYNQYTIPSNYDSLVAKLIVWGMDREHAISRALRAFEEFAVDGIKTTIPFHIKVLQNEKFRNADYDTSFIDKYFAK, encoded by the coding sequence TTGTTCAAAAAAATACTGATTGCAAATAGAGGCGAAATTGCATTAAGAATAATTAGAACTTGCAAAGAGTTGGGAATTCCAACAGTTGCGGTTTATTCAGTTGTTGATAAAGATTCTCTCCATGTTGTTTTTGCCGATGAAGCAGTTTGTATAGGTCCCGCATCTTCCAAAGAAAGCTACCTAAAAATTCCAAGTATAATCTCTGCTGCACAAGTTACCGGAGCAGATGCAATTCATCCGGGATACGGATTTTTAGCAGAGAATTCAGAATTTTCTGAAATTTGTGCCGAATCAAATATAAAGTTTATCGGTCCTTCACCGGATATGATTAATAAAATGGGTGATAAAGCTTTTGCAAAATCTACAATGAAAAAATGTGGAGTTCCGGTTGTTCCTGGAAGTGACGGAGCTGTTGCCGATGTTGAAGAAGCTAAAAAAATTGCACAAGAAATTGGTTATCCTTTAATGTTGAAAGCTTCTGCTGGCGGCGGCGGTAAAGGAATGAGAATTGTTTGGAAAGAAGACGAAATTACAAAAGCTTTTCAAACTGCAAGCAATGAAGCTTTTGCAGCTTTTAATAACGGTGAACTTTATTTAGAAAAATTTATTGAAAATCCTCATCATGTTGAAATTCAAATAATGGGCGATCAATTTGGAAATGTTTATCATTACGGCGAAAGAGATTGCACAATTCAGCGCAGACATCAAAAATTAATAGAAGAAACTCCGAGTCCAATTATTACTGATGAGACAAGACAAAAAATGGCTGAAGCTGCAATTCTTGGCGCTAAATCTGTAAATTATGAAGGTGCCGGAACAATTGAATTTTTAGTAGATAAAAATCAGAATTTTTATTTCATAGAAATGAACACAAGAATTCAAGTTGAGCATCCGGTTACGGAAATGGTAAATAATATAGATTTGATCAAACAACAAATTTTAGTTGCCGCAGGAAATAAAATTACCGAAATTCCACAAAAGCCAATTGGACATTGTTTTGAATTTAGAATAAATGCTGAAGATCCTGAAAATGGTTTCAGACCATCTCCGGGAAAAATAAATTATTTACATTTTCCGGGTGGTTTTGGTGTTAGAATTGATTCTCATATTTATAATCAATATACAATTCCATCAAATTATGATTCTTTGGTAGCCAAACTAATTGTTTGGGGTATGGATAGAGAACACGCAATTTCAAGAGCTCTTAGAGCTTTTGAAGAATTTGCCGTTGACGGAATTAAAACAACAATTCCATTTCACATTAAAGTTTTACAAAACGAAAAATTTAGAAATGCTGATTATGATACTTCTTTTATAGATAAATATTTTGCGAAATAA
- the gcvH gene encoding glycine cleavage system protein GcvH: MNIPSDLKYTKDHEWIKVEGNEAKIGITEYAQGELGDIVFVDISSDLSEITKGEPFGTIEAVKTVSDLFAPCNGKIIEINSKLADKPELINNDPYGEGWIIKIEITSPSDLDELLDNITYQTQITA; encoded by the coding sequence ATGAATATTCCATCAGACTTAAAATATACAAAAGATCATGAATGGATCAAAGTTGAAGGAAATGAAGCAAAAATAGGAATCACAGAATATGCGCAAGGTGAATTAGGAGATATTGTTTTTGTAGATATTTCTTCAGATTTAAGTGAAATTACAAAAGGCGAACCTTTCGGAACAATTGAAGCCGTAAAAACTGTAAGCGATTTATTTGCTCCTTGTAACGGAAAAATTATTGAAATTAATTCCAAACTTGCAGATAAACCGGAATTGATAAATAATGATCCTTATGGCGAAGGTTGGATTATTAAAATTGAAATTACATCTCCATCAGATTTAGATGAACTACTTGATAACATTACTTATCAAACTCAAATTACTGCATAA
- the radC gene encoding DNA repair protein RadC yields MLKVKELPIDDRPREKLILRGSQNLSDSELIAILLRTGTKGQSVIEVAQKLLQKDNLAILASKSVESFTKQIGIGKDKAATLVAAFELSRRIKFNEKWFSQKKITSPEDLAEIFIPLLKDEVKEKFIVVCLNTSNQIIKFEIISIGNLNSSIVHPREVFKVAIDNNSASIFLIHNHPSGNSEPSKEDIAITKRLAEAGKIFDITVLDHLIIAGDKFTSLVEKRII; encoded by the coding sequence ATGCTAAAAGTTAAAGAATTGCCGATTGATGATAGACCAAGAGAAAAATTAATTTTACGCGGATCTCAAAATTTAAGTGATTCTGAACTTATTGCAATTCTTTTAAGAACTGGAACCAAGGGACAATCAGTAATTGAAGTTGCTCAAAAATTATTACAAAAAGATAATTTAGCTATTCTAGCCTCAAAATCTGTTGAATCATTTACTAAACAAATTGGAATTGGTAAAGATAAAGCTGCAACTTTAGTCGCTGCATTTGAACTTTCAAGAAGAATTAAGTTTAATGAAAAATGGTTTTCGCAGAAAAAGATAACTTCACCAGAAGATCTAGCGGAAATATTTATTCCTTTGCTTAAAGACGAGGTTAAAGAAAAATTTATTGTCGTATGCTTGAATACATCAAATCAAATCATTAAGTTTGAGATAATTTCAATTGGCAATCTAAATTCAAGTATTGTGCATCCAAGAGAAGTATTTAAGGTTGCAATAGATAATAATTCCGCAAGTATATTTTTAATTCATAATCATCCAAGTGGAAACAGTGAACCAAGTAAGGAAGATATTGCTATTACAAAAAGATTAGCTGAAGCCGGAAAAATATTTGATATTACAGTATTAGATCATTTAATTATTGCAGGAGATAAATTTACAAGTTTAGTTGAAAAGAGAATTATTTAG
- a CDS encoding LysM peptidoglycan-binding domain-containing protein yields MRQFKSVLALLALLVFLSTSVFAQEEMTSDEWEAEIARLTQEKADLSAELESLQASVNSLKEKKNSLQTYEECQDEMYASVGATKSDVEAYDAKVNALMADISAKKPTKADRQAELDALKASKLSALPAFYDIVHGKLQKMLDAWPAEEINYTVVKGDHLWGISKKQEHYGNGFAWPKIYNANRDKIKNPDLIYPKQEFTIPNLTEEETAKYNKLKANYKPAPMQ; encoded by the coding sequence ATGAGACAATTTAAGAGCGTACTTGCATTATTAGCTTTATTAGTTTTCCTTTCAACAAGTGTTTTTGCTCAAGAAGAAATGACTTCAGATGAGTGGGAAGCTGAAATTGCAAGATTGACACAAGAAAAAGCTGATCTTTCAGCAGAATTAGAAAGTTTACAAGCTTCTGTAAATTCATTAAAAGAAAAGAAAAATTCTTTGCAAACTTATGAAGAATGCCAAGACGAAATGTATGCTTCAGTTGGTGCTACAAAAAGTGATGTTGAAGCTTATGATGCAAAAGTTAACGCTTTAATGGCTGATATTTCTGCAAAAAAACCAACAAAAGCTGATAGACAAGCTGAATTAGATGCTTTAAAAGCAAGCAAATTAAGTGCTTTACCAGCTTTTTATGATATCGTTCATGGCAAATTACAAAAAATGTTAGATGCATGGCCGGCTGAAGAAATCAACTATACAGTTGTAAAAGGTGATCATCTTTGGGGAATTTCTAAAAAGCAAGAACATTATGGAAACGGCTTTGCTTGGCCAAAAATCTATAATGCAAACAGAGATAAAATTAAAAATCCTGATTTAATTTATCCAAAACAAGAATTTACAATACCAAATTTAACAGAAGAAGAAACAGCTAAATACAACAAATTAAAAGCAAATTACAAACCAGCTCCAATGCAATAA
- a CDS encoding PhoH family protein — MTHIEKKIKLDNVDLLALLGSNDANLKPIEERVTSTISIRGDLALIKGTTEEVELIEKVFKEMIYVLNTTNNLTPNDVATIVDLTLSGKDIISNDDYNSIVLYTKKDVIKAKTETQFEYVKAMSENDICFGIGPAGTGKTYLAVAFAIAQFKKGIVKKIVLARPAVEAGESLGFLPGDFKEKIDPYLRPLFDALQDMLPSEQLKNYMEKNIIEIVPLAYMRGRTLNNSYIILDEAQNSTNIQMKMFLTRIGPNSKAIITGDITQIDLPKRTESGLILVKEILQSVDGVSFVYFKKSDVVRHKLVKDIIHAYEQYNNGN; from the coding sequence ATTACACATATAGAAAAAAAAATAAAATTAGATAATGTAGATTTGTTAGCACTTCTCGGTTCTAATGATGCCAATCTTAAACCAATTGAAGAAAGAGTAACATCAACAATTTCCATTCGCGGTGATCTTGCATTAATAAAAGGAACTACTGAAGAAGTTGAATTAATTGAAAAAGTATTCAAAGAAATGATTTACGTTTTGAATACAACAAATAATCTTACTCCAAATGATGTTGCTACAATAGTCGATCTAACATTATCCGGAAAAGATATTATTAGTAACGATGATTACAATTCAATTGTTCTTTATACCAAAAAAGATGTAATAAAAGCTAAAACTGAAACTCAGTTTGAATATGTTAAAGCAATGAGCGAAAATGATATCTGTTTTGGTATTGGTCCAGCCGGAACCGGAAAGACTTATCTGGCGGTTGCATTTGCAATAGCACAATTTAAAAAAGGTATTGTTAAAAAAATTGTTTTAGCGCGACCTGCAGTTGAAGCCGGAGAAAGTTTAGGATTTTTGCCCGGTGATTTTAAAGAAAAAATTGATCCGTATTTACGACCTTTATTTGATGCATTGCAAGATATGCTTCCAAGTGAGCAACTTAAAAATTATATGGAAAAAAATATTATTGAAATTGTTCCGTTAGCTTACATGCGCGGAAGAACTTTAAATAATTCTTATATTATTCTTGATGAAGCTCAAAACAGTACAAACATTCAAATGAAAATGTTTTTAACCAGAATTGGTCCAAACTCAAAAGCAATAATTACCGGAGATATAACTCAGATTGATTTACCCAAAAGAACGGAAAGCGGATTAATTCTTGTAAAGGAAATTCTTCAAAGTGTTGATGGAGTTTCTTTTGTATATTTCAAAAAATCTGATGTAGTACGACACAAACTTGTTAAAGATATTATCCACGCTTATGAGCAATATAATAATGGAAATTAA
- the mazG gene encoding nucleoside triphosphate pyrophosphohydrolase → MHKEKFDELVKIMRRLRTECSWDKVQTFDSIKAATLEETYEVIEAIDDKNYSSLKNELGDLLLHIVFHSVIAEDQNLFNINDVIDSISEKLIRRHPHVFENLEVANNKEIEKNWEKIKMQEGRKSILEGIPKNLPELQKASRMQEKVSKIGFDWENKNDVWKKVIEEIEEMHESEKTGDKNLLEKEMGDVFFALINYSRFLGINAENALRRTNKKFLQRFNYIEKKLEENKKLITESNLQEMDKYWEESKKYF, encoded by the coding sequence ATGCACAAAGAAAAATTTGACGAACTTGTAAAAATTATGCGCAGGCTTAGAACCGAATGTTCATGGGATAAAGTTCAAACTTTTGATTCGATAAAAGCCGCAACTTTGGAAGAAACTTATGAAGTTATTGAAGCGATTGATGACAAAAATTATTCATCGCTCAAGAACGAATTAGGCGATCTTTTACTCCACATTGTTTTTCATTCCGTAATTGCAGAAGACCAAAATTTATTTAATATAAATGATGTAATTGATTCAATAAGTGAAAAATTAATTAGAAGACATCCGCATGTTTTTGAAAATTTGGAAGTTGCGAATAATAAAGAAATTGAAAAAAATTGGGAAAAAATTAAAATGCAGGAAGGAAGAAAATCAATTTTGGAAGGAATTCCCAAAAATCTACCGGAATTGCAAAAAGCTTCGCGAATGCAAGAAAAAGTTTCAAAAATTGGTTTTGATTGGGAAAATAAAAATGATGTTTGGAAAAAAGTTATTGAAGAAATTGAAGAAATGCATGAATCTGAAAAAACCGGTGATAAAAACTTGTTAGAGAAAGAAATGGGCGATGTATTTTTTGCGTTAATAAATTATTCAAGATTTTTAGGAATAAATGCGGAAAATGCTTTACGCAGAACAAATAAAAAATTTCTTCAAAGATTTAATTACATTGAAAAAAAATTAGAGGAGAATAAAAAATTAATTACAGAATCTAATTTGCAGGAAATGGATAAATATTGGGAGGAAAGTAAAAAGTACTTTTAA
- a CDS encoding RidA family protein encodes MIEEKLNLMNIKIPDAPKPLAAYIPATKIGNLVFTAGQIPLENGIVKYKGKVGAEITLEVGKESAKLCAINCLSVIKSEMGNLDKIKRIVKVTVFVNNIDGFGDQPKVANGASEFLVELFGESGKHVRSAVGVNGLPLGATTEVEMIVEV; translated from the coding sequence ATGATTGAAGAAAAATTAAATTTGATGAATATTAAAATTCCAGATGCGCCAAAGCCTTTAGCAGCTTATATTCCGGCAACAAAAATTGGTAATTTGGTTTTCACTGCGGGACAAATTCCTCTTGAAAACGGAATCGTAAAATATAAGGGAAAAGTCGGTGCAGAAATTACTTTGGAAGTTGGAAAAGAATCAGCAAAATTATGTGCAATAAATTGTTTGAGTGTAATAAAATCTGAAATGGGAAATTTGGACAAAATTAAAAGAATTGTAAAAGTTACAGTTTTTGTAAATAATATTGATGGATTTGGTGATCAGCCAAAAGTTGCAAACGGTGCATCTGAATTTTTAGTTGAATTGTTTGGCGAAAGTGGGAAACACGTAAGAAGCGCAGTTGGTGTAAATGGCTTACCGCTTGGCGCAACCACTGAAGTTGAAATGATTGTAGAAGTTTAA
- a CDS encoding LytR C-terminal domain-containing protein encodes MKKTIKKKNDSKVDIQTSTVNIFYNILIFFLVVLIVYLSYSAYIKLVKGSEKIDELKNSQVAAEIIQLDVLNGCGVAGVADRYTDFLRSRGFDVVEIGNYVSYDVDETFVIDRIGNKANALKVASALGIEKVKVIQQLNENYFLDVSLVIGKDYYKLKPIIGEY; translated from the coding sequence TTGAAAAAAACTATTAAAAAGAAAAACGATTCTAAAGTTGATATTCAAACATCAACGGTAAATATTTTTTATAATATTCTAATATTTTTTCTGGTTGTTTTAATAGTTTATCTAAGTTATTCGGCTTATATTAAATTAGTAAAAGGTTCGGAAAAAATAGATGAATTAAAAAACAGTCAAGTAGCCGCAGAAATAATTCAGTTGGATGTTTTAAACGGCTGCGGTGTTGCGGGAGTTGCAGATAGATATACGGATTTTCTTAGATCAAGAGGATTTGATGTGGTTGAAATAGGGAATTATGTTTCTTATGATGTTGACGAGACGTTTGTTATTGATAGAATTGGGAACAAAGCAAATGCTCTAAAAGTGGCTTCTGCATTAGGAATTGAGAAAGTAAAAGTAATTCAGCAATTAAATGAAAATTATTTTCTGGATGTTTCATTAGTTATAGGAAAAGATTATTATAAACTTAAACCAATTATAGGTGAATATTAA
- the rsfS gene encoding ribosome silencing factor produces the protein METKNLVNEIVEIIQSKKGFDISVLNLTNLSAVADYFIICSGDVDVHVKAIADEIDKKLRKDGIKCYNKEGYNASNWVLIDYFDVVVHVFKKDARVYYNLEKLWGDAEITEIENSN, from the coding sequence TTGGAAACCAAAAATTTAGTAAATGAAATTGTTGAAATTATACAATCAAAAAAAGGGTTTGATATTTCTGTTTTAAATTTGACAAATCTTTCTGCAGTTGCTGATTATTTTATTATTTGCTCCGGTGATGTTGACGTTCACGTTAAAGCTATTGCCGATGAAATTGATAAAAAACTTAGAAAAGATGGAATTAAATGTTACAATAAAGAAGGTTATAACGCATCAAATTGGGTTTTGATTGATTATTTTGATGTTGTTGTTCATGTATTTAAGAAAGATGCAAGAGTTTATTATAATTTAGAAAAACTTTGGGGCGATGCAGAAATTACCGAAATTGAAAACTCCAATTAA
- a CDS encoding arginine--tRNA ligase — translation MKEYLYSLFNQASEKLSYLNEIPLFFNVPQDEEHGDLSSNAAMLLTKILKKNPRQIAEDIISNLNYDSNIITKTEIAGPGFINFYFNPKFVNKKIEKIISEGEKFGYSKEFNGKKANVEFVSANPTGPLTVGHGRNAVLGDTFANLLEAIGYSVDREYYFNNAGRQMRVLGASVAARYLEILGINKEFSDEFYQGEYIKEIAQKIYDKFSDKFKDDLENEIFKNTAEEEIFNDIKSTLKRIDIEFDQFYNEDDLYKNGNIDSLLKFLEEKNLSYKKDDATWLKFCELGQEVDKVIVKSTGEPTYRLPDIAYHKTKFERGYDLIVDIFGSDHNATYTDVLAGIEALGYSKEKVKVIIYQFVTITQGGEVVKMSTRKANFITLDELIDEVGKDVVRYFFIMRNYSSHMNFDLDIAKKQSDENPVFYLKYAHARIASILRLTKEQELNISCENFDLLVEPIEQKLIKHLHRFEEELKSSAINFEPHKLANYLENLAALFHRFYTECRIIGSEKNLAEARIALIIAVKTVLKNGLTILGIEAPESMY, via the coding sequence GTGAAAGAATATTTATACTCCTTGTTTAATCAAGCTTCTGAAAAATTATCTTATTTAAATGAAATTCCTTTATTCTTTAATGTTCCGCAAGATGAAGAGCATGGTGATTTATCTTCAAATGCAGCAATGCTTCTTACAAAAATTCTTAAAAAAAATCCGCGACAAATTGCAGAAGATATAATTTCTAATTTAAATTACGATTCAAATATTATTACTAAAACCGAAATTGCGGGACCGGGATTTATAAATTTTTATTTCAATCCAAAGTTTGTAAATAAAAAAATTGAAAAAATAATTTCCGAAGGTGAAAAATTTGGTTACAGTAAAGAATTCAACGGTAAAAAAGCAAATGTTGAATTTGTTTCTGCAAATCCAACCGGACCATTAACAGTAGGACATGGACGCAATGCTGTATTGGGTGATACATTCGCAAATTTATTGGAAGCAATTGGTTATTCTGTTGATAGAGAATATTATTTTAACAATGCCGGCAGACAAATGCGCGTTTTAGGAGCTTCGGTTGCAGCACGTTATTTAGAAATTCTAGGAATCAACAAGGAATTTAGTGATGAATTTTATCAAGGTGAATATATTAAAGAAATTGCACAAAAAATTTATGATAAATTTTCCGATAAATTTAAAGATGATTTAGAAAATGAAATTTTTAAAAATACTGCCGAAGAAGAAATTTTTAACGATATCAAATCAACATTAAAAAGAATTGATATTGAATTTGATCAATTTTACAATGAAGATGATTTGTATAAAAATGGCAACATTGATTCTTTACTAAAATTTTTGGAAGAGAAAAATCTTTCTTATAAAAAAGATGATGCCACTTGGTTAAAGTTCTGCGAATTGGGACAAGAAGTTGATAAAGTAATTGTCAAATCAACCGGCGAACCAACTTATAGACTTCCAGATATCGCTTATCATAAAACTAAATTTGAAAGAGGTTATGATTTAATTGTAGATATTTTCGGTTCGGATCATAATGCAACATACACTGATGTGCTTGCCGGAATTGAAGCTTTGGGTTATTCAAAAGAAAAAGTTAAAGTAATTATTTACCAATTTGTTACAATTACGCAAGGTGGCGAAGTTGTAAAAATGTCAACTCGAAAAGCTAATTTTATTACTTTGGATGAATTAATTGATGAAGTGGGAAAAGATGTTGTCCGATATTTTTTCATTATGAGAAATTATTCTTCGCACATGAATTTTGATTTGGATATTGCGAAAAAGCAATCAGATGAAAATCCGGTATTTTATTTAAAATATGCTCACGCAAGAATTGCATCAATTTTAAGATTAACAAAAGAACAAGAACTTAATATTTCTTGTGAAAATTTTGATTTATTAGTTGAACCAATTGAACAAAAATTAATTAAACATCTGCATAGATTTGAAGAAGAATTAAAAAGTTCCGCAATAAATTTTGAGCCTCACAAACTTGCAAATTATTTGGAAAATCTTGCGGCGTTATTTCATAGATTTTATACGGAGTGCAGAATTATTGGCTCCGAGAAAAATTTAGCAGAAGCAAGAATTGCTTTAATTATTGCTGTTAAAACTGTATTGAAAAACGGTCTAACAATTCTGGGAATAGAAGCTCCGGAAAGTATGTACTAA
- a CDS encoding ComF family protein — protein sequence MIKENFNLLLDFFLPRICINCKNKILDNEKIICLNCFILLQFASQERITSEYERKFTKENIVKDFQSAFIFADETPIQNIIHELKYNGKFYIGKYLGKKVSEILKEKIDNWNADLIIAIPLHSLRKAERGFNQADIIAKEIGENLKINYGKNILVRSRFTDTQTKLNLVERKQNMRDAFKLKNQKIIKDKNIILVDDVITTGATVSECAKILKANGAKNIFALSVAIAD from the coding sequence TTGATTAAAGAAAATTTCAATCTTCTCCTTGATTTTTTCCTTCCAAGAATTTGCATAAACTGTAAAAATAAAATTTTAGATAATGAAAAAATAATTTGCTTAAACTGCTTTATCCTTCTTCAATTTGCTTCACAAGAAAGAATAACTTCGGAATATGAAAGAAAATTTACAAAAGAAAATATTGTAAAAGATTTTCAATCGGCATTTATTTTTGCAGATGAAACACCAATCCAAAATATTATTCATGAACTAAAATACAATGGTAAATTTTATATTGGAAAATATCTTGGCAAAAAAGTTTCAGAAATTTTAAAGGAAAAAATAGATAATTGGAATGCAGATTTAATTATTGCAATTCCCTTGCACAGTTTACGCAAAGCTGAACGAGGTTTTAATCAAGCTGATATTATTGCAAAGGAAATTGGGGAAAATCTTAAAATAAATTATGGAAAAAATATTTTAGTAAGATCACGATTTACCGACACGCAGACAAAACTAAATCTTGTTGAAAGAAAACAGAATATGAGAGATGCCTTCAAGTTAAAAAATCAAAAAATAATTAAAGATAAAAATATTATTCTTGTGGATGATGTAATTACAACCGGCGCAACAGTTAGTGAATGTGCAAAAATTTTAAAAGCAAATGGAGCAAAGAATATTTTTGCATTATCAGTTGCAATTGCAGATTAG
- the surE gene encoding 5'/3'-nucleotidase SurE — translation MKILVSNDDGIGAEGIYQLADALSEIGDVTIVAPLSEQSAVGHSITMKVPLRVSEYNLRNKFTGFAVNGTPADCVKFGIKNLLDSPPDIVVSGINHGSNTAISIIYSGTVSAAREAAIMDCPAIAFSITNHKPTNFDFAKKVAKELTLKVVKHGLAKGTLLNVNIPDLPESEIKGIIATQQGNSKWADIYEKRIDPYGNDYFWLTGEMIDFDNDIKSDQIAIKNKYVAVTPVHFDLTDYKTFEELQTWNLSSLK, via the coding sequence ATGAAAATATTGGTTAGTAATGATGATGGAATTGGCGCGGAAGGAATTTATCAGTTAGCAGATGCTTTAAGTGAAATTGGCGATGTTACAATTGTTGCTCCTTTATCTGAACAAAGTGCAGTTGGTCATTCAATAACAATGAAAGTTCCTTTAAGAGTTTCTGAATATAATTTGAGAAATAAATTTACCGGATTTGCCGTAAATGGAACTCCGGCAGATTGTGTAAAATTTGGAATTAAAAATTTATTGGATTCACCTCCGGATATTGTTGTTTCGGGAATAAATCACGGATCAAATACTGCAATTAGTATAATTTATTCCGGAACAGTTTCAGCCGCGCGAGAAGCCGCAATTATGGATTGTCCCGCAATTGCATTTTCTATTACAAACCACAAACCAACAAATTTTGACTTTGCAAAAAAAGTTGCAAAGGAACTTACTTTAAAAGTTGTTAAACACGGACTTGCAAAAGGAACATTGCTAAACGTAAATATTCCCGATTTACCGGAGAGTGAGATTAAAGGAATTATTGCAACTCAGCAAGGTAATTCAAAATGGGCTGATATTTATGAAAAAAGAATTGATCCTTACGGTAACGATTATTTTTGGCTAACCGGCGAAATGATTGATTTTGATAACGATATAAAATCAGATCAGATTGCAATTAAAAATAAATATGTTGCAGTAACTCCGGTTCATTTTGATTTAACCGATTATAAAACTTTTGAAGAATTGCAGACATGGAATTTGTCCTCATTAAAATAA